One genomic segment of Naumovozyma castellii chromosome 7, complete genome includes these proteins:
- the NCAS0G01860 gene encoding uncharacterized protein, with translation MDFECDNGLRLTRYLDENLTLTQKVLQKSKYSLLHHILSLGLDWTSRKSFRTGFWRVAEPMWFYVSQTTEQQRLWDYILTCYTSDDPSCLDMSPEEEQHVESLFDRETPILSVFGRCSPEKTMYISCSLAEGCRDFVRSVASDCYKAIFESFDLSLRKTIYPKRRFLRRLSSPEETRCLPASSYSNVPFPVFFFECEKKAAVLYRDLLLVYRRRAIVRGLEPAIGNIINIFRNPPYEILMYFSDYRIIKYMPIYHDSDVTPSEIECYQKVFLWKLNVMTRRKTGGMLSFLKSWEHLKKEFGTEWLNFATFEEFTTRFNCVSPENVVLDGAFTNSAIYSKDESTEKPPIYCNEKEK, from the coding sequence ATGGATTTTGAGTGTGATAACGGGTTAAGGTTAACAAGGTATTTGGATGAGAACCTTACTCTGACTCAAAAGGTTTTGCAAAAGTCAAAgtattctcttcttcatcatatcCTATCGCTAGGTCTCGATTGGACTTCGAGAAAAAGTTTTAGGACAGGTTTTTGGAGGGTCGCTGAACCAATGTGGTTTTACGTCTCCCAAACTACTGAACAACAAAGACTTTGGGATTACATTCTGACGTGCTACACGAGCGATGATCCATCTTGTTTGGATATGTCACCAGAGGAGGAACAACACGTGGAATCTTTATTCGATAGAGAGACTCCTATTCTTTCGGTATTTGGACGCTGTTCCCCAGAGAAAACTATGTACATTTCGTGCTCCTTAGCAGAAGGATGTAGAGATTTTGTTAGAAGTGTCGCCTCAGACTGTTATAAAGCTATTTTCGAGTCATTTGATTTATCGCTTCGTAAAACCATTTACCCAAAACGGAGATTTTTAAGACGGTTATCTTCTCCCGAAGAGACTAGGTGCCTCCCAGCATCCTCGTATTCAAATGTTCCATTCCctgtatttttctttgaatgtGAGAAAAAAGCCGCAGTTCTTTACCGAGACCTTCTGTTAGTGTATAGACGGAGGGCTATTGTTCGTGGGCTTGAACCTGCAATAggcaatattattaatatatttcGTAACCCACCTTATGAGATTCTGATGTATTTTTCGGACTAtagaattatcaaatacATGCCAATTTATCACGACAGCGATGTTACTCCGTCAGAAATTGAATGTTATCAGAAGGTTTTCCTATGGAAGTTGAACGTTATGACGAGGAGAAAGACAGGGGGGATgctttcatttttaaaaagTTGGGAACACCTGAAGAAGGAATTTGGTACGGAGTGGTTGAACTTTGCTACATTTGAGGAGTTTACCACGCGTTTCAATTGTGTTAGCCCTGAAAATGTTGTTCTTGATGGCGCTTTCACTAACTCTGCCATTTACTCGAAAGATGAAAGTACAGAAAAGCCTCCAATCTACTGCAacgaaaaggaaaaatga
- the NCAS0G01870 gene encoding uncharacterized protein: MNNEIYETPNQSGESTTTTTSTGVAVVTKQGVTREEREFVKTSFLSNFYQGIRIILISTENLVTSLEERIRFTQYQPWLSFDSPKPEIYPCTIDQHKDILFLTVPLASIVDNLSEYCANECFKPENKKKNFLKTVITKVHQFRHTVITNEISREFGSRAFTPEDIETSDDLANIREKINRAKNTVGCLIFKKNANKKILKRINGPLFFWKRISCIGGKERQALRYLEQYEVNTYKRLYCCAMKLRLVCCLRWISKILCLVPFALGILLLSNLSLGPFGWNPLTILSMGVPLIGPILERQFFSELDPLIVSSYMKTFRLKPWNEDEEPKSNYKVIDALKNYIRSFRKKNKMQPNQITRADTSFHIE; encoded by the coding sequence ATGAACAACGAAATTTATGAAACGCCCAATCAAAGTGGAGAATCAACTACCACCACTACGTCTACTGGAGTTGCTGTAGTAACCAAGCAAGGCGTTACAAGGGAAGAGCGCGAATTCGTGAAAACCAgttttctttccaatttctaTCAAGGGATTAGAATTATACTAATCAGTACTGAGAACCTTGTGACTAGTTtagaagaaagaataagATTTACACAATATCAACCATGGCTAAGCTTTGACTCCCCAAAACCTGAGATTTATCCGTGCACAATAGACCAGCATAAGgatattctttttcttaCCGTTCCCTTAGCTTCAATTGTTGATAACCTATCTGAATATTGTGCTAATGAATGTTTTAAGccagaaaataaaaaaaaaaactttCTTAAAACGGTTATTACAAAGGTCCACCAATTCAGACATACGGTAATTACGAACGAAATATCAAGGGAATTTGGAAGCCGGGCATTTACTCCAGAAGACATTGAAACATCTGATGATCTTGCAAACATAAGAGAAAAGATCAACAGAGCCAAGAATACTGTGGGTTGCTTGatcttcaagaagaatgcaaataaaaagatattaaaaagGATTAATGGACCGCTATTCTTTTGGAAGAGAATCTCATGTATAGGAGGAAAGGAGAGACAAGCTTTAAGATATCTTGAGCAGTATGAGGTAAATACTTACAAGCGACTTTATTGCTGCGCCATGAAACTGAGGTTGGTCTGTTGCCTAAGATGGATCAGCAAAATATTATGCCTTGTTCCCTTTGCATTGGGAATACTGTTATTAAGTAATCTTTCACTCGGGCCTTTTGGTTGGAATCCACTGACTATTTTATCTATGGGAGTACCTCTCATAGGTCCTATATTGGAACGGCAATTCTTTTCAGAACTTGATCCATTGATTGTTTCCAGTTATATGAAGACATTTCGGTTAAAGCCGTGGAACGAAGACGAAGAACCCAAATCCAACTACAAGGTAATAGATGCCCTCAAGAACTACATTAGAAGTTTTAGGAAAAAAAACAAGATGCAACCGAACCAGATTACACGAGCTGACACATCTTTCCATATTGAgtaa
- the NCAS0G01880 gene encoding uncharacterized protein — MDFECDNGLRLTRYLDENLTLTQKVLQKSKYSLLHHILSLGLDWTSRKSFRTGFWRVAEPMWFYVSQTTEQQRLWDYILTCYTSDDPSCLDMSPEEEQHMESLFDRETPILSLYGLDSLQESMFISCYIPEGCRDIFRWADSDCYEAIFKSSNTSVRKTIYPRRTFLKRYYPPWLTNCLPASSYSNVPFPVFFFKCQKKTAVLYRDLLLVYRRRAIVRGLEPTIGNIIDIFRNPPYEILIYFSKDGNIQYMPVYHDNDVTVPEIECYQKVFLWKLDMMTRRKTGGILGFIESCRSKKYEFGLECLNFATFEEFTKRFDCVSPESVVLDSIFTDSDIL, encoded by the coding sequence ATGGATTTTGAGTGTGATAACGGGTTAAGGTTAACAAGGTATTTGGATGAGAACCTTACTCTGACTCAAAAGGTTTTGCAAAAGTCAAAgtattctcttcttcatcatatcCTATCGCTAGGTCTCGATTGGACTTCGAGAAAAAGTTTTAGGACAGGTTTTTGGAGGGTCGCTGAACCAATGTGGTTTTACGTCTCCCAAACTACTGAACAACAAAGACTTTGGGATTACATTCTGACGTGCTACACGAGCGATGATCCATCTTGTTTGGATATGTCACCAGAGGAGGAACAGCACATGGAATCTTTATTCGATAGAGAGACTCccattctttcattatatgGACTGGATTCTTTACAAGAGAGCATGTTCATTTCATGCTACATACCAGAAGGATGCAGAGATATTTTTAGATGGGCCGATTCAGACTGTTATGAAGCTATTTTCAAGTCGTCTAATACCTCGGTACGTAAAACCATTTATCCAAGACgaacatttttgaaacGGTACTATCCGCCCTGGCTGACTAACTGTCTCCCAGCATCCTCATATTCAAATGTTCCATTCCCagtatttttctttaaatgtcAGAAAAAAACTGCAGTCCTTTACCGAGACCTTCTGTTAGTGTATAGACGGAGGGCAATAGTTCGTGGGCTTGAACCTACGATAGGCAATATTATCGATATATTTCGTAACCCACCTTATGAGATtctaatttatttttcgAAAGATGGAAATATCCAGTACATGCCAGTTTATCACGATAACGATGTGACAGTGCCAGAAATTGAATGCTACCAGAAGGTCTTTCTATGGAAGTTGGACATGATGACGAGGAGAAAGACAGGGGGCATTCTTGGCTTTATAGAAAGTTGCCGCAGCAAGAAGTATGAATTTGGTTTGGAGTGCTTGAACTTTGCGACATTTGAGGAGTTCACCAAACGTTTCGATTGTGTTAGCCCTGAGAGTGTTGTTCTTGATAGCATTTTCACTGACTCTGACATCCTCTAG
- the NCAS0G01890 gene encoding uncharacterized protein has protein sequence MNNEIYEMSNQNESSNFSLLTHSPSPSSSILVKRISQQGITEESKETVITNFNNGSYLGVRSIIISNEDFTPNLPENKEWKYYELVISQEYPRCGVCQCLINQYRETIFLYVRTPSLINSLSTYLLKECFKDKEKKKKPIKTVISKLHEYTEDKINHDIRVACKPKKLTLEFTDDDIAYSRQVIKKEKEMVEVLRFKSDYNKAVLQKINGRFFFWRRVPEIKKEEELSLRYIKKFEIDLYKEINGFSRILLIQYWIRIINWVLLIVQFILAGLLLRHVSLGGFGWGAWSVLSLGVLFIRPIIERIFFKKLDPQMVSIYRETYWLKPWKEKKKNGNSQNNAEHNNQNNIESGNEHI, from the coding sequence ATGAACAACGAAATTTATGAAATGTCCAACCAAAATGAAAGCTCTAATTTCTCTTTATTGACACATTCACCTTCCCCTTCTTCCAGCATTCTAGTAAAGAGAATATCCCAGCAAGGAATTACTGAAGAAAGCAAAGAGACAGTCATTaccaattttaataatggttCTTATCTCGGGGTTAGGTCCATTATAATTAGCAATGAGGATTTCACCCCCAACTTACctgaaaataaagaatggAAATATTATGAGTTAGTTATAAGCCAAGAATACCCACGCTGTGGGGTTTGCCAATGCTTAATTAATCAATATCGGGAAACAATTTTCCTTTACGTCCGAACACCATCTCTTATTAACAGTCTAAGCACCTATCTTTTAAAGGaatgtttcaaagataaagaaaagaaaaaaaagcCAATTAAAACTGTGATATCAAAGTTGCATGAATATACAGAAGATAAAATTAATCACGATATTAGGGTTGCATGCAAACCTAAGAAACTCACCCTAGAATTtactgatgatgatataGCATACTCCCGCCAGGTAatcaaaaaagaaaaagaaatggtGGAAGTATTAAGATTTAAGTCAGATTATAATAAAGCAGTTCTGCAGAAGATTAACGGCAGATTTTTTTTCTGGAGGAGAGTTccagaaataaaaaaagaagaggaaCTGTCGTTAAGATAtatcaaaaaatttgaGATTGACCTGTACAAAGAAATCAATGGATTTTCTAGGATTCTTTTAATCCAATACTGgataagaataattaattgggtattattgattgttcaatttattttggCTGGCCTATTACTACGCCATGTGTCTCTGGGAGGTTTTGGATGGGGTGCATGGTCAGTGTTATCACTGGGTGTGCTCTTTATACGCCCAATAATTGAAAGGATATTTTTTAAGAAGCTTGACCCCCAAATGGTTTCTATTTACAGGGAAACCTATTGGTTAAAGCCATGgaaggaaaaaaagaagaacgGTAACAGTCAAAATAACGCTGAACATAACAACCAAAATAACATTGAAAGTGGCAACGAACACATTTAA